Genomic segment of Labrus mixtus chromosome 1, fLabMix1.1, whole genome shotgun sequence:
CTCAgaactgggaatgacgtcacacccgagtaAACTGCGCTCCAGTTGCaagtcggaaaagcaacatggacacCTCcgggagtacctttgttttgttcgctaataccagacgataacaacacactacgtgGAAATAACAtctccacagagagaacttgcacgataccatcggtgtgattgatttaattacacaataagacgactaagctgctaataaacagTTGCATCTTAAACATCCCTGTCGATGCACCatagcagccatattggatttgAACTCGGGCTACTGAAGATTCTCAGAGTTTCCAAGTCAGAATTCCGACTTcagggggcgttcctgatgacgtatcgGACCAGTAACTCGGGATCAAATGGAAACGCACCATTACCCCTCTTTCTCAGGTTTGAGTGACCTCACTTTCTGAAACTGAAAACCCAGAGTTCCCCTCGTTCCAGGGTTAACAGACTCAGAATTTTTCACTGAACCTGCTTTCTGAAACAGGCCCCAGGTCACACTGTCGTACATCAAATCAGATGCACAATCACACCGGATCATGAGTTCATTTCATGGatagggttgttttttttggatgcaGACTCCTCAGCTAGTCATGACTGTTCTGTGGATTTTAAAAGCACAACGAATCACGATGCATAAAGTGCATCCTCAATGTactttacaaaacacacactgacacaactCCAATAACAGCAGGAAGTGTAGCAGAGAGCGTGTGTTTGCAGACGGtctcttcagtgtttggacCTGACACAGTGCAAACAGACTTTATGTGATACATAACATCAAAGATCCCGcgttttttatttccatttaaacAACGTCTCATAATTAGAGAACAAAGTCTGATCTGCTCGAGTTCAAACAGAAGCTAAAGATTAATTTTCAATCACAATCTCAGTGCAGGAGGCCGTTTACCCTCTCAGCCTGGTTCCAGACGGCGATGTCGCCCAGAAACTTCTCTGGACGGGTGGAGAGGTGAAGCTGGAAGGAGAATCCGAACACATCGTAAACACAGCGGAGGAAATCCAGACAGCCCTTCATCTCCGTCTcgatctttaaaaaataaggaagaagaaaaaaaaaagatgattgacATTAAAGTAGATAAagagtgaaaaacaaagttatttttgtACGTCCATCTTGTGTAATGTAAAGCCCCGATGTGCTCACCTGATCCATGGTGCAGAAGATGTGAGCGTCATCCTGCTGGAAACGTCGCACTCGGGTCAGCCCCGTCAGAGTTCCCGACAGCTCGTTTCTGTGCAGGACCCCGAAATCCGCCAGCCTCAGGGGAAGCTCCCTCCACGAGCGAGGCCTGTGGCCGAACATCAGACTGCGAGACAGCCGGGGAGCGAGAAATCAAAACGACTGAGAACGCATTGTGTGATGTTGGATAGTTGTTAAAACGTGTTGTGACTGTACCAGTGTCCGGGGCAGTTCATGGGCTTGAGTGCAAAGATGTCCTCCTCCACCGGGAAGGAGAACATGTTCTCGCTGTAGTGCTGCCAGTGGCCCGACGTCTCCCACAGTTTGCTGTTATAGATGTTCGGGGAAGCGACTTCCTGGAAGCCTCTTCTCCAGTACTCATCCTAGGAAATCAGAGACAAAGCACATAAACAAGAGAAGATGACTGCACAGATACTTCACTGAGCTGAGCCAGATCCTGACCTCTGACACAGACTTCAAGGAACTCAGATCCTTTGTGTTCTGTTTTCCATTTGTAGGTTagggttaaaaatgatttaattcaggAGAATACtgacagattgctcctttaaagggCTTTTCAAAGATACTTTCTAAATGACAATTAATTGATGCAAAGTattaaaggtccagtcagtgagatgtgtagagagtgagatgataaaggtatcttactatctgatcattaaggaaacatgttgaagtgctggcttctctgacaacaacgcagcagccagtatgtcctccttctaactttagattgtggtcctgaatgctctggatttgtttggaccagagaaggtaggcgcttttaaggcgaccaccaaacggccgttttggacgcccttcggtttgtcagatatgagagcagttatcaggtcaacaggtgttgcagcgatggaagccggcaagagaagtggttcagatagaagtgattgtacccgacctttacaatgttttgaatttagactgcagtacccattttaaacactagagttacatattgctcctttaatcagAATCTGTatgattaaaaacatcacaaaagcTTCTTCTATTGAGTTATTTATGTGAAAGAGTTCATACACAATATCATCGTCCTGACCTCCAATAAACCTTCACAGCTCTGCAACTGTGTCCTCATCTTGGCTCTTTCTCTCGTACTCCAGCCCTGACAGGATTTCTCTGCAGATTTCATCAAACGTTATTAAATAAGACGAGCTTCTTACCCTGATGAACTCTGTGAGCGTGTTATAGATGTAGGCGCCTCGTGGCATGAAGAAACAACTGCCAGGGCTGAGATCATGGAAGAAGAACAGCTCCTGATCCTGTGAAGCCAAAATACAACTTTTGTCAAGATCATGAATCTGTAAAACCTGCAGGAAAAATGGCGACAAACTCCTAGAAACCAAAATCAGTGAGTGCAGCTAAATcagtacgggggggggggggtatatgTTAATAATGCcgataaatgaaatgaattaatggagtttgaacacaaacttcaggccacccctgtaGCTAGAGCCCCAGTTGGGTCGCCCAGgtcaaaaaaagtctggacacccCCGTCTCATGTCTGACTGTAACAGACATGTGTGAATAACAAGTTTGGAAAACTTCTGGTGCACactgtcctgacattttcaagGAATcatcaggagtgcatgtgtcaaataaaaacagcgctCTTTAAATCACTCTTACCCGGTTGAGTCGGGCTGGacgatatgacctcaaatcagATTAATTGAACATATGACCTCGATTACGAttaatgaacaattattttgttttttgccctcatagttcactgacatgCTCTCTCctgtaaatatgctcaactattaaagctgggatatgttttctaatgaGAGAGTGAATATCTGATTAAGTATTTtgaggttatttattgaatatttcaaactgaaatcaaaacatcgcttgaaatgaaaacaacactttagttttaaagtataaatgaacttctctaaaacagtagaaaataaataacctgCATTTCTTGCAAACTGTTTTTCCGCagtgttttacatttgacttctttttgtttcggtgtcgtcttccctaaagacaaaatgcGTCTGCCctgaaataatcaaaataatcgaCATGGGCAAGATTATGTCGGTTAAAGGTTCTGAATGTCAGTTTCGATTAATTTTTTGATTAATTGCTCAGCTCTATGGTTGAGTCTTTATAATTCCAAGTAGGGAAAATTAGATCACAGCTTCTCTGTATTGTGTTTCACTCGTCTTTAGAGTTCGTCTAGATGTTTGCCGGGAGACTTTTGGCTTCATGTTCTTACCACATCTATAAACCACAACTGGAGACTCTGACGAGGACTGAAACCTCAAAAGGACTTGTGTCAGGCATCTCTTCTTACGAGTAAGAATCACGACTCTCTTTCTTCTGGGTTTCAGGTTTCAGATCCAGACCACAGCCACCCGGGTGGGCCTGGACCCGTCCGCCCGCCTGCCCCCTGCCCTGTGACTCACTTTGCCGATCTTGCGATGGTCTCTGTTCTTGGCCTCCTCCTGAAAGCGTTCCCACTCCTTCAGCATCTTTGAGTCTGGGAAGGAAATCCCGTAGATCCTCTGCAGAGTCTCCATGTCGGAGCGGCCCTCCCAGTAGGTAGCAGAGTTCTGATGACAGAGGGGGAAAAGATGCACCgtcagcagtttttttaaagagtgtggGGCAGGAAGAGCTGCTCGGAGGATATTTAAGAACTATCACGAGACTGAGTCACAGCAGGGATCATATTCAGGACAACATCACGACCTCTAACGGGTTATTACTTTTATAAAACAGTTAAAGAAGCAGGAAGTAGAAGGTGAAGGTCAAAATCTACAACAGCTGCAACAGATAAGAGGAAGTCGTGTCTTAGGTTTGTCACTGTTGGGTTACCACGGAGACGTAAGGTTAATCTTAACCAAAATTTACAAGACCATGATCTTAACTCGTAGAGTGTAACgtcaaaactaactgaaatatTGTCGCAGATATGatgttttcacttcctgtggCCAATCAGTGAAAATCATTTGTTAATGCAGTAGTTGGTTTCCTCTTGAGCCGTTAGTGTCTCTGAACAGACAAACGTATTTAAATAACTTCTGTTAACTGTCGTTTATCCGTTTACTAAAACTTAAAGTTATTTAACGGTTCTCTGTTGTTGGACCGGTGAGATTATCTCCGCTCACAGAAAATCAACAGCAGGATTACAAATCAAAGGCATCCTCTTCCCTTTAAAGTTATCCCACCTAtatcatcaccatgacaacagtatTTTATGGACTTTACATCTATTAGAAGAAGCTAGGTGTCAGGGTGCACCCACACTCGGTCCATTTGCCCCGTGCTTAAGTACaattctcccccctccccctccggcctgcactcacactgctccaggactaaccgggcctgagcatggttacctcttgtacataacgtcataatacaacacatgcatggctttacatgATCATAAGGCGTGCTtaagtttacaagacaggcagataaaaaaaataaaacatttaaaaaaaaaaaagggagccaCAGTTGAGCTAAAGCTCCTTAAAGTCAAAAACTAAAATTAAACGATCTGAGATCAGTACTTATCCGTTAACAGTTTGTGTATTCTGGACAAACTGAACTTCCACTTACCTTATATATCTTCATGGCTTTGATCTtgcctgtgtgtctgacatGGGGGCCTCTGCACAAGTCGATCAGGGGTCCACATCTGAACAGGATTCATGAACACCACaaagattaaaataacaaagtacAAAGACGTCACACATGATGTAATGTAAACAGGTAGAGATTCTCACCTGTAGACTGTAGTGGTGGGGGTGGTGACTTTCTCATTCAGGATGCGACACTTGAACTTGTTGTACTGAAAGATGAAACAGTTCCTTAATTCCTCACAGGTTCTTGGTAGCGTCCATGATgtttgttacaacattcaggaTTTCCAAACTAAAAGCATGCGAACACATAAGGAGTCGGAAAGTCGTAAACTGGGAGCATCCAGGCTCCGTCTTTCTCACCTTAAACATCTTCAACAGGGTCTCCTTGCTGATCTCCAGCCTCTCAAAGGGCTGCTTGTCCTTCACCACAGTCTTACACAAAGTCTCTAGGTCCCCGAACTCAGCGCTGGACACGCCcctaaaaacagcaaacatctACTTTTTATGGCAAAGACAGTTGAAGTAGGAGACTCAGAGGAAATGCACCGGTGGGACAAAAGGAACCTCTGAGGActtgggaaaaaaacagcaaacatttaaatgaaaggtTTCTACAAAGTATTGTCATTAAATACAAGCAGACGTTCACAGAAAGTCTACAAACTAACACATCTAAAGTCTTGGATTTCAAATATCAGATATTTGGGTTTTAAGAGATGTGAAtgattttttagatttatttttgggcttttagcCTTTATTTGGATTGattaggaaatcagggagggagggagagagagagagagagagagagagagccgggAATGATTTTTCAGAAAGGAGTCGAACCCTGGGACGCGACCTAAGCACTAGGCCACGGGTTGGCAAGTAAGTTTGGTCTCAAGCCAACATCTCTctattcatttcattcattaattTCATTTATTCAGATCTCCATTAGCCATGGCCTAAGCTGAGTCTAATCTTCCTGGAGTCCACTAAAACATTTGAACTATAGGCTGCATAATTATATTGCATCAAtaaccacaaaaacacaactagaTGGGGGGGCCTACTGTATCTTAGtcatgaaatatatatttttttatactttcttttcattgatattttcagagtaaaacaagacaaaagaaaataagggaataaaaaaggaaagaaaagaaaaaaggtaacACGGGCCATACATTagtcaaaatacacaaatcagggttttttaaattaagatgaGTTACATTCCGTACAGTACATGTTCCATTTCTTCCAGACTTTTATATATTGGTCAAACTTTAGCCTTAATGAGAAGGTCAGTCTCTCCATGCAGTGTATTTCATTGATTATTGCTAACCAATCATCCTTTGATGGGAGGTTTGCGTCATGAAATATTTTTGATGAACAGTTTCCTTCCCACACTgtagaaagaaaatgtaagttttattttgaaaacgaCTGACTGCTTGTTTTTGACGCACCGGAGGATCAACTATTGTCAGAATGTTTTGACTTGCGACCGCCCCATACTCACTTACTGTTAGCATTATTATAGTATGAGTGCAGATACACCATTATGTTGTGTGCAGAGTGAgtgtgaccacacacacacacacacacacacacacacacacacacacacacacacacacacacacacacacacacacacacacacacacacacacacacacacacacacacacacacacacacacacacacacacacacacacacacacacacacacacacacacacacacacacacacacacacacacacacacacacacacacacacacacacacacacacacacacacacacacacacacacacacacacacacacacacacacacacacacacacacacacacacacacacacacacacacacacacacacacacacacacacacacacacacacacacacacacacacacacacacacacacacacacacacacacacacacacacacacacacacacacacacacacacacacacacacacacacacacacacacacacacacacacacacacacacacacacacacacacacacacacacacacacacacacacacacacacacacacacacacacacacacacacacacacacacacacacacacacacacacacacacacacacacacacactgtgatccACGAATGAGAAGGCTTTTCAATGATGAAGCGTATCATATCGATCATCCTAACGTCGGAGAGTGCAGGAAAGCATCGGCAGCTGCAGCAAAATATTCAAACTAAGCTacgagaagcttcagttttgactCAATCGTTGTAGCTCAATGGATGAATTTATGGGACGGACGTGCAGTCCAGTGAacctcatttctctctctctctctctctctctgaagctgatgtgattctactctctctctctctctctctcttggtgcGTCTTGATAACAAGCCTCCCCACACgaggctcacctgttgtgataacggaGCTGCAAAGGAaactttaaaacttattttttttgtgttgcacgGAGCCTTCTAAGTCTCAGtcaagaagaaaaatgaaaaagtcgTTTGCGAAATCtgtgaaagtgaaaatatttgCTCACTTCTGTCCATCCAGGAACATGTCATAGTAGAAACCGTTCTCGATGGGGGGTCCGTAACACAAACAGCCTCCGTAGAAGCGCTCCATGGCCTCGCCCAGGATGTGAGCGCTGGAGTGCCAATACACCTGGAACGGGAAAAAAAGCAGATCCAAATATTACCTCTGGTACGCCAAAGGTCAACACGTCCACATATCTCTGAACCCCGAAGAGCCACTTTAAACAGTGAACTCTCACTTTTCTTGCAGCAGAAATCATGCAACCCAAACACTCTGCAGGAcgaggatgtgtttgtgtttgctgcatTAGAAGGACCTCACTGACTTGTTGTCGTCTTTTGCTGCTGCAGATCAACTCTCTCAGATCTCGCATCAGGACTACATTCCATTTAAGATAAGACACTTGTAAGGAcgattttaaaataagaaaatgttgagGTATGTGACACTTTTTCCTGCTGtaggtgttttcttttgttcttaaGTACTCACTGCCTGTGCATCCTCATTGTCAAAGCGTAAGATCTCCAGAGAGCAGTCCTGCTCCAGAGGTCTGTCCAGGTCCCACAGGTCTCCATTCACCCGGGAAATCACCGCGTTGTCAGCGAGGCCctggctgaagaaaaaaaaaagagctctgtCAGCATTTCATGTAATATTTCTATCATCTATTCAGTGGAAATAAGCGAAGCTGAAACTGTGAAATCAACCTTCAGAGAACTTACTCTCTAGAGGGAAAATTCAATATTTGCACTCATGGCTGCACATGGACTCTAAAACTCTCCAGGTGTTTATTTACCTGATATCTGAAGCTAACTGGTAGGGTGTGGTGATCCAGGCCTTCCCCTCCACCCGACGCCCATCAGGCAGCTCCACCGTGATGGGTTTACTGTCTGCAGCTTTCTTCTCCAGCAGGGCGTCACtctccttcttcagctcctcgTACAGACTGAGGCGCTGGGAGATGTACTCGGGCCAGGGCTTCAGCTACAGcggaaaatattttaaaaaacaagacaataaatacattttaatcaccAACTATTGAATAAACAAAAGACATGAAACGTAGCCGAGTGATGACGACAAACTACAAGTCAAACTCTTGCACTCCAGCCCCTCCACAGATCGAGGTCGGTGCCCTCAGAGAAGGACCGAGGACCTCAGAAT
This window contains:
- the LOC132979547 gene encoding threonine--tRNA ligase 1, cytoplasmic-like, which encodes MAERLAARLTAQEEQIRLLTTEISALRDGLIRGVDAAAVSSVSPELESLQTENEKLKYRLLHLRRGLQREEGELQEVQGKKLPGVKNGKALQKTSSAEKTTNNRADNKVPPPDKKPADGNNKKEKKQEKGGGGGGGGGGVKELKPWPEYISQRLSLYEELKKESDALLEKKAADSKPITVELPDGRRVEGKAWITTPYQLASDISQGLADNAVISRVNGDLWDLDRPLEQDCSLEILRFDNEDAQAVYWHSSAHILGEAMERFYGGCLCYGPPIENGFYYDMFLDGQKGVSSAEFGDLETLCKTVVKDKQPFERLEISKETLLKMFKYNKFKCRILNEKVTTPTTTVYRCGPLIDLCRGPHVRHTGKIKAMKIYKNSATYWEGRSDMETLQRIYGISFPDSKMLKEWERFQEEAKNRDHRKIGKDQELFFFHDLSPGSCFFMPRGAYIYNTLTEFIRDEYWRRGFQEVASPNIYNSKLWETSGHWQHYSENMFSFPVEEDIFALKPMNCPGHCLMFGHRPRSWRELPLRLADFGVLHRNELSGTLTGLTRVRRFQQDDAHIFCTMDQIETEMKGCLDFLRCVYDVFGFSFQLHLSTRPEKFLGDIAVWNQAERQLENSLNEFGEPWKLNPGDGAFYGPKIDIKIKDAIGRYHQCATIQLDFQLPIRFNLTFVGKDGDDKARPVIIHRAILGSVERMIAILTENYAGKWPLWLSPRPVMLVPVNPSCEDYAKKVCKQFTEAGFMADADLDSSCLLNKKIRNAQLAQYNFILVVGEKEKMTDGVNVRTRDNKVHGELSVAQVLARLTLLKQSRCRNAEEEF